The Tenebrio molitor chromosome 5, icTenMoli1.1, whole genome shotgun sequence genome segment taaaatgttaatttctACTAAACAtctgtaaaattattttttatcaacatatttataattatgtatgtttatttaatttccaaGTACAAAGTGATGGTAAttgtaaattgttatttaaacCCAATATTGGTTCGTTCTTTTTAATTTCCTACGGTGATTGATCgtacaattattttaaaactagtagaaaactctttatttttaatttagtggACCAAATACGATTATGTTCTATCTAGTTGAACTTGGTTTTAATATATTGTGACTGGAGAAACTGTGGAAGTTTTAAATGAGAAAAAGTGGGCATGTGCCGTGTTTGTAAGCGTATCGAATTCTTGCTGGTCTCGCTTGCGATAACGAGTTCTCGGCAATAAGTAATAACTTTTATAAGCAATCGATACCGAGAACGCATCTACCAGCCAGTTCGGTCCTGGTAACGTATTCAACCGTCAAATCGCGTTACTTCAAATGAATTCCTTCGGGATTCTTTGGTGTCCAAACCCATTGAACAAAGAAGCTTCACTACTATAAGCGACCAAGACTTGTTCGCTACATTCGCGTTATGGATATGGAATCTGGGCGGTTCCAGAAGGCGGGGATTATGAACGAGCAACAAGTGCGTTATATTTATGAATAGGTAGACACCGCCCAGCTGTCATAACCGAGATCCTGGCTGGTTCCCTACAACCACTTTGTCATCTCTCGCGCTTGCTCTATCTTCCCCTACATATCACCCCACCAGTTTCATATCTCATTTAATAATATACCGACCTATGCTAGCGGAGCGCACGCCCTTGTTAGTTATTGTGGTCGGTCTCCAGAGGCCAAACCTTGTTGTTCTTTCTACTTATTGCGGCAATTTTCCGGTATGGCACTTCATTTCTCGTAAAATAActtagttttttattttcagatgaAGCTTCACCATGTGTCGACCCGGAAATCTCGCAAGTTCTGTCTGAAGTGCTCATGTGTCAACGATGTCAGGAACAATTCACGGACGTCCGAGAATACTTAACGCACAAAGCTGAATGCGAGAAGAAAGCGATTAAGCACGACGACCCGGCTCACTCCGACCCCGAAGACATGGTTGTTTCTGAAGAAGACGACGAGGATGACGACGCTGGCGGCAAACGTTTAGAACGTATGCGACGTCATCGACAAGACGCCGCCAATAACAACAGTGTCGAAGAAAATTCCGCAGATGACAACAGTCCCAGGATGACTTTTCCGTTTCCAGTACCTTCTGCACCGGGCCACGTGACGTTGGAAGCTCTTCAAAATACCAAAGTAGCAGTCGCACAATTTGCAGCGACGGCTATGGCAAATAACACGGATAACGAAGCAGCTCTTCAAGAGTTAGCAGTCTTACAATCAACATTGTTCACTTTGCAGCACCAACAAGTATTGCAGTTGCAACTTATCAATCAGTTGCAACAACAGTTACAAATTGACAGGTCGAAAGCTCCGAGTCCTGTTTCACCACCACCGTCTGAAAATGATGGCGAAAATGCTCCGACGGAAGCATCGCCGCCCCCACAAAATCTTCCTGTATCGCGGGAACCAACTCCAGCGCCGCCACAACAACCTCTCAATCAGCCCATCGCACAACAACCCCCAGAACCATCTGAGAACCAAATGACTGAAATACACGTTCCTTGCTCTCTACCTCTACAATCGCAACACTGTTCCATATCGTCATCACTAGCTTCAACCATAATCACCCACAGTAACGATCCACCTTCACTAGATGAACCAAATACTTTAGAGATGTTGCAGAAGAGAGCCCAAGAAGTATTAGATAACGCCAGTCAAGGTTTGCTGGCTACAAATCTGGCTGACGAATTAGCGTTTAGAAAAAGCAAGGGATCTTTATCACCTTACGACTCCAAGGGTCGCAATGAACCATTCTTTAAACATCGTTGCAGATACTGCGGCAAAGTTTTCGGATCAGATTCGGCTTTACAAATACATATCCGTTCTCACACCGGAGAACGTCCTTATAAGTGCAATGTTTGTGGTAGTCGGTTTACCACGAAAGGTAACTTGAAAGTACATTTTCAAAGACATAGTGCAAAGTTTCCTCATATCAAAATGAATCCTAATCCGGTGCCGGAACATCTCGACAAGTATCATCCTCCACTGTTGGCTCAATTAGGACAACAGCCTTCGTTGTCGCCGGGTGGCCCCCCACATCCGCCGCATATTAGCTTTCCAGGAAGTCACCCTTTTCCACCAACTTCTCTACCATTATATAGACCTCATGGGCCACCACCTCCGGATTTGATAAGTAGCAGATTGCAACCTTCACCTCACAGATCGCAGGAACCTCCACAGAGACTTTTTCCACCGCATCCCCTTTTTATGAAACGAGAAGAACAAGAAGCTCCAGAAAATCTCAGTAAACCCACAAGATCTCCTACTCCTATACGGGAGTGTAAGTCAGAAGCTTCAGAAGAAAAACGCGAATATAATGATGACGTACGTGTATCTGCTAATGTTCCTCAAATAACACCAAAACAAGAGCCAAATGATGTAGATAATGAACCAGAACACGAGCCAGAAAGATATCCGTCACCTGCGGCTTATGACGAATGCAGTATTGATAGTAAATACAGCAACGATGACATGTTGGGGACGAGAAGTCCTGGTGCTGATCAGTCGGAAAACATGCAGGATGAACCCGAAAATCTCTCCAATAAAAGTAATTCCATAACAGTTCCTTTGAGCATTTCCACGGGTCAAAGATTGCCTGCAAATTTTTCGTTTGGACAAGTGAGTTCACCGCCTAGTAGTACATCGTCAGGAAGCTTAGGACCGTTCCCGACGACGCCACTGGTCGATCCAGCCAAAGATCCCGCTATCTACTCGAATTTATTACCGAGACCCGGAAGCAACGACAATTCATGGGAAAGTTTGATAGAAGTGACAAAAACCTCGGAAACCAGCAAACTTCAACAGCTAGTTGACAATATCGAACATAAACTTTCAGATCCGAATCAGTGTGTGATATGTCATCGAGTGTTGTCGTGCAAAAGCGCCTTGCAGATGCATTATCGAACTCACACCGGAGAACGTCCTTTTAAATGTAAGATTTGCGGTCGTGCATTCACCACCAAAGGTAACCTTAAGACACACATGGGAGTGCATCGAGCTAAACCCCCTATGCGCGTCTTGCATCAATGTCCAGtttgtcacaaaaaattcACCAATGCTCTAGTTTTACAACAACATATCCGCCTTCACACGGGTGAACCAACTGATCTCACTCCTGAACAAATTCAAGCTGCTGAAGTCAAAGACTTTCCTTCCCCCGGAGGATTCCCTTCGCTTCATAATTCCATTAATCCATTCCTAGGGCAAGGATTTGCCGTTCCGGGCCTTTCTCCGTTGGGTCACGCCGGTCTTTCGATGAAtcacaaatttgaaaaatttgaaaaagatgaaCACGAATCGAtggatgatgatgatgacgacgacgacgatATTAGCAATTCTGAAAATCAAAATCCTCCTTTTGCATCGTCGCCGTCGGATATACAAGGTGCTCCCACTAGTATGGCCTCTCAATTGTCAGTTAGTGGACTTAGTTGCTCCGCTGAGGATTTATGTTCAAACAGAACGGCTGCGTCAGCATCACCGGTGCAAAATGGTGAAAAATCACCTTGTCAGTCGGGAATCACAAGTCCAGGAAGTTCAGAAATTCGATCGTCGCCGAATCGAATTTCGACAACACCCGTCCAGGTAAATACGAAATGAATGAAGTCCACAgatgtaaaacattgtttTGTGATGTGCAGATTCCGCG includes the following:
- the LOC138130952 gene encoding homeotic protein spalt-major-like isoform X1, whose protein sequence is MSRRKQARPIRLLEDDDAPAFPSAAVLDEASPCVDPEISQVLSEVLMCQRCQEQFTDVREYLTHKAECEKKAIKHDDPAHSDPEDMVVSEEDDEDDDAGGKRLERMRRHRQDAANNNSVEENSADDNSPRMTFPFPVPSAPGHVTLEALQNTKVAVAQFAATAMANNTDNEAALQELAVLQSTLFTLQHQQVLQLQLINQLQQQLQIDRSKAPSPVSPPPSENDGENAPTEASPPPQNLPVSREPTPAPPQQPLNQPIAQQPPEPSENQMTEIHVPCSLPLQSQHCSISSSLASTIITHSNDPPSLDEPNTLEMLQKRAQEVLDNASQGLLATNLADELAFRKSKGSLSPYDSKGRNEPFFKHRCRYCGKVFGSDSALQIHIRSHTGERPYKCNVCGSRFTTKGNLKVHFQRHSAKFPHIKMNPNPVPEHLDKYHPPLLAQLGQQPSLSPGGPPHPPHISFPGSHPFPPTSLPLYRPHGPPPPDLISSRLQPSPHRSQEPPQRLFPPHPLFMKREEQEAPENLSKPTRSPTPIRECKSEASEEKREYNDDVRVSANVPQITPKQEPNDVDNEPEHEPERYPSPAAYDECSIDSKYSNDDMLGTRSPGADQSENMQDEPENLSNKSNSITVPLSISTGQRLPANFSFGQVSSPPSSTSSGSLGPFPTTPLVDPAKDPAIYSNLLPRPGSNDNSWESLIEVTKTSETSKLQQLVDNIEHKLSDPNQCVICHRVLSCKSALQMHYRTHTGERPFKCKICGRAFTTKGNLKTHMGVHRAKPPMRVLHQCPVCHKKFTNALVLQQHIRLHTGEPTDLTPEQIQAAEVKDFPSPGGFPSLHNSINPFLGQGFAVPGLSPLGHAGLSMNHKFEKFEKDEHESMDDDDDDDDDISNSENQNPPFASSPSDIQGAPTSMASQLSVSGLSCSAEDLCSNRTAASASPVQNGEKSPCQSGITSPGSSEIRSSPNRISTTPVQIPRPPSSQQAGSPTPSECNSLGALDLTPRTNQPLITSPGPSPGPPPSLFSTFGLIPPGQGSTPLMSSALSSLTSSVLTSTAFSPLRLAVGPPGRGNTTCNLCFKTFACNSALEIHYRSHTKERPFKCSVCDRGFSTKDGCVCRERRIQDEAEPWRARKRKPALRKSIPSVLPLPMSPGYASNWMHIAGNMKQHMLTHKIRDMPQHMFENKPPVSGDESSQQAPQNLPQREAQPNENEQPIQPPHSSAAEQNKEQPVKREPSETELPLPKRPPSLQASKHLCHVCNKNFSSSSALQIHMRTHTGDKPFRCTVCQKAFTTKGNLKVHMGTHMWSNGASRRGRRMSLDLPPIPMTPKDSEFLQRRPDLFYPYLPAPFLNGMQQKLNEMSVVQNNQNGMSGAGKYSGLLGFGYPPPEALRSQGGSPERPERPPSRDPESRSLWDLHFERKSAPETPREELLPASREGLAA
- the LOC138130952 gene encoding homeotic protein spalt-major-like isoform X2, which translates into the protein MSRRKQARPIRLLEDDDAPAFPSAAVLDEASPCVDPEISQVLSEVLMCQRCQEQFTDVREYLTHKAECEKKAIKHDDPAHSDPEDMVVSEEDDEDDDAGGKRLERMRRHRQDAANNNSVEENSADDNSPRMTFPFPVPSAPGHVTLEALQNTKVAVAQFAATAMANNTDNEAALQELAVLQSTLFTLQHQQVLQLQLINQLQQQLQIDRSKAPSPVSPPPSENDGENAPTEASPPPQNLPVSREPTPAPPQQPLNQPIAQQPPEPSENQMTEIHVPCSLPLQSQHCSISSSLASTIITHSNDPPSLDEPNTLEMLQKRAQEVLDNASQGLLATNLADELAFRKSKGSLSPYDSKGRNEPFFKHRCRYCGKVFGSDSALQIHIRSHTGERPYKCNVCGSRFTTKGNLKVHFQRHSAKFPHIKMNPNPVPEHLDKYHPPLLAQLGQQPSLSPGGPPHPPHISFPGSHPFPPTSLPLYRPHGPPPPDLISSRLQPSPHRSQEPPQRLFPPHPLFMKREEQEAPENLSKPTRSPTPIRECKSEASEEKREYNDDVRVSANVPQITPKQEPNDVDNEPEHEPERYPSPAAYDECSIDSKYSNDDMLGTRSPGADQSENMQDEPENLSNKSNSITVPLSISTGQRLPANFSFGQVSSPPSSTSSGSLGPFPTTPLVDPAKDPAIYSNLLPRPGSNDNSWESLIEVTKTSETSKLQQLVDNIEHKLSDPNQCVICHRVLSCKSALQMHYRTHTGERPFKCKICGRAFTTKGNLKTHMGVHRAKPPMRVLHQCPVCHKKFTNALVLQQHIRLHTGEPTDLTPEQIQAAEVKDFPSPGGFPSLHNSINPFLGQGFAVPGLSPLGHAGLSMNHKFEKFEKDEHESMDDDDDDDDDISNSENQNPPFASSPSDIQGAPTSMASQLSVSGLSCSAEDLCSNRTAASASPVQNGEKSPCQSGITSPGSSEIRSSPNRISTTPVQIPRPPSSQQAGSPTPSECNSLGALDLTPRTNQPLITSPGPSPGPPPSLFSTFGLIPPGQGSTPLMSSALSSLTSSVLTSTAFSPLRLAVGPPGRGNTTCNLCFKTFACNSALEIHYRSHTKERPFKCSVCDRGFSTKGNMKQHMLTHKIRDMPQHMFENKPPVSGDESSQQAPQNLPQREAQPNENEQPIQPPHSSAAEQNKEQPVKREPSETELPLPKRPPSLQASKHLCHVCNKNFSSSSALQIHMRTHTGDKPFRCTVCQKAFTTKGNLKVHMGTHMWSNGASRRGRRMSLDLPPIPMTPKDSEFLQRRPDLFYPYLPAPFLNGMQQKLNEMSVVQNNQNGMSGAGKYSGLLGFGYPPPEALRSQGGSPERPERPPSRDPESRSLWDLHFERKSAPETPREELLPASREGLAA
- the LOC138130952 gene encoding homeotic protein spalt-major-like isoform X3 gives rise to the protein MSRRKQARPIRLLEDDDAPAFPSAAVLDEASPCVDPEISQVLSEVLMCQRCQEQFTDVREYLTHKAECEKKAIKHDDPAHSDPEDMVVSEEDDEDDDAGGKRLERMRRHRQDAANNNSVEENSADDNSPRMTFPFPVPSAPGHVTLEALQNTKVAVAQFAATAMANNTDNEAALQELAVLQSTLFTLQHQQVLQLQLINQLQQQLQIDRSKAPSPVSPPPSENDGENAPTEASPPPQNLPVSREPTPAPPQQPLNQPIAQQPPEPSENQMTEIHVPCSLPLQSQHCSISSSLASTIITHSNDPPSLDEPNTLEMLQKRAQEVLDNASQGLLATNLADELAFRKSKGSLSPYDSKGRNEPFFKHRCRYCGKVFGSDSALQIHIRSHTGERPYKCNVCGSRFTTKGNLKVHFQRHSAKFPHIKMNPNPVPEHLDKYHPPLLAQLGQQPSLSPGGPPHPPHISFPGSHPFPPTSLPLYRPHGPPPPDLISSRLQPSPHRSQEPPQRLFPPHPLFMKREEQEAPENLSKPTRSPTPIRECKSEASEEKREYNDDVRVSANVPQITPKQEPNDVDNEPEHEPERYPSPAAYDECSIDSKYSNDDMLGTRSPGADQSENMQDEPENLSNKSNSITVPLSISTGQRLPANFSFGQVSSPPSSTSSGSLGPFPTTPLVDPAKDPAIYSNLLPRPGSNDNSWESLIEVTKTSETSKLQQLVDNIEHKLSDPNQCVICHRVLSCKSALQMHYRTHTGERPFKCKICGRAFTTKGNLKTHMGVHRAKPPMRVLHQCPVCHKKFTNALVLQQHIRLHTGEPTDLTPEQIQAAEVKDFPSPGGFPSLHNSINPFLGQGFAVPGLSPLGHAGLSMNHKFEKFEKDEHESMDDDDDDDDDISNSENQNPPFASSPSDIQGAPTSMASQLSVSGLSCSAEDLCSNRTAASASPVQNGEKSPCQSGITSPGSSEIRSSPNRISTTPVQIPRPPSSQQAGSPTPSECNSLGALDLTPRTNQPLITSPGPSPGPPPSLFSTFGLIPPGQGSTPLMSSALSSLTSSVLTSTAFSPLRLAVGPPGRGNTTCNLCFKTFACNSALEIHYRSHTKERPFKCSVCDRGFSTKDGCVCRERRIQDEAEPWRARKRKPALRKSIPSVLPLPMSPGYASNWMHIAGNMKQHMLTHKIRDMPQHMFENKPPVSGDESSQQAPQNLPQREAQPNENEQPIQPPHSSAAEQNKEQPVKREPSETELPLPKRPPSTYGNPYVEQRSVSTRSSHVSRSASHSHDTQGFRISATEARPFLSVPTGSIP